Proteins found in one Labrenzia sp. VG12 genomic segment:
- a CDS encoding Imm1 family immunity protein, translated as MNNHQEIWINAEDGSSICALINGDVGWLMYLRHSGDTGFSSRNPNYTGDPSSEIDYILSNGQQDWYPAAWALPVEKVREALEYFRAKNKAPPFIHWHDDSNQG; from the coding sequence ATGAACAACCATCAGGAAATCTGGATCAACGCCGAAGATGGTTCCTCCATATGCGCGCTAATCAATGGAGACGTTGGCTGGCTTATGTATTTGCGCCACAGTGGCGACACCGGTTTCAGCTCACGCAATCCGAACTACACCGGCGACCCGTCGTCTGAAATCGACTACATACTGTCGAACGGGCAGCAGGATTGGTATCCCGCGGCCTGGGCCCTGCCAGTTGAAAAGGTCCGAGAGGCGCTGGAGTATTTTCGCGCCAAAAACAAGGCACCACCCTTCATTCACTGGCATGACGATTCAAACCAGGGTTGA
- a CDS encoding Lrp/AsnC family transcriptional regulator translates to MLKLDRRDLEILKVLASEGRISKADLAKRINLSPSPCWKRLERLEKAGIIQGYAASLSLKNLAPHVTVFVTLELEHHRTEYFQKFERVIGDCDQVVACWAIGGGLDYLLQIVARDIDAYQRFMDGLLDRELSIVRYFTYVVTKPVKQMAAPPLEQLLSGFLGTEEETGAAELE, encoded by the coding sequence ATGCTCAAACTCGACAGGCGCGACCTGGAGATCTTGAAGGTACTGGCCTCGGAGGGCCGCATTTCAAAAGCCGACCTTGCCAAACGCATCAATCTGAGCCCCAGCCCTTGTTGGAAGCGCCTGGAAAGACTGGAAAAGGCCGGCATCATTCAAGGTTATGCCGCCAGTCTTTCCCTGAAAAACCTGGCCCCGCACGTGACGGTCTTCGTCACTCTGGAACTGGAACACCACCGCACCGAGTATTTTCAGAAATTCGAGCGCGTGATCGGCGACTGCGATCAGGTTGTTGCCTGTTGGGCCATCGGTGGCGGTCTGGACTATCTGCTGCAGATCGTTGCCCGGGACATTGACGCCTATCAAAGGTTCATGGACGGCCTGCTCGACCGGGAACTCAGCATTGTCCGCTACTTCACCTATGTGGTCACCAAGCCGGTCAAGCAGATGGCGGCCCCTCCCCTGGAACAGCTCCTGTCCGGCTTCCTGGGAACGGAAGAGGAGACGGGCGCGGCAGAATTGGAATGA
- a CDS encoding cyclodeaminase translates to MAHDIKLVTETELRRVVPLDLEAIDCIETAFAKLATGKVVMPPVMSMALPDINAEVDVKTAFVPGLDGFALKVSPGFFNNPSLGLPSLNGLMVLLSARTGLVDAVFLDNGYLTDVRTAAAGAVAARHLAPATVSTIGVLGTGVQAKLQLIATAKVRPARNALIWGRDAGKAEQLADEMTALLGIEVKACADRADLVAQSQVVITTTPSKEPILDADWLHEGLHITAMGSDQEDKNELHPSILARADVLVCDRISQCELLGELRSALETGALEDKNRAAELGNVIAGTGNGRQSEDDITVCDLTGTGVQDTAIATLALGKVRRTNAGTTVTA, encoded by the coding sequence ATGGCGCATGACATCAAACTCGTCACCGAAACGGAACTGCGCCGGGTGGTTCCGCTTGACCTGGAGGCAATCGATTGCATCGAAACAGCCTTTGCAAAGCTTGCAACGGGCAAGGTTGTCATGCCGCCTGTCATGTCGATGGCACTGCCCGACATCAATGCCGAGGTCGACGTCAAAACCGCCTTTGTGCCAGGTCTTGACGGCTTTGCCTTGAAGGTTTCGCCGGGTTTCTTCAACAATCCCTCTCTCGGCCTGCCGAGTCTCAACGGGTTGATGGTGCTTTTGTCCGCCAGGACCGGGCTGGTTGATGCGGTGTTTCTCGATAATGGCTATCTTACCGATGTGCGCACAGCGGCTGCAGGCGCCGTCGCCGCGCGTCATCTGGCACCAGCCACTGTGTCGACCATCGGTGTGCTTGGGACCGGGGTCCAGGCGAAGCTGCAACTGATTGCAACCGCCAAAGTACGGCCTGCCCGGAACGCGCTGATCTGGGGACGTGACGCCGGCAAGGCCGAACAACTCGCCGACGAAATGACCGCTTTATTGGGAATCGAGGTCAAGGCGTGTGCAGATCGGGCCGACCTGGTGGCGCAGAGCCAGGTGGTGATTACCACAACCCCGTCAAAGGAACCCATACTTGACGCCGACTGGCTGCACGAGGGATTGCACATCACCGCCATGGGGTCCGACCAGGAGGATAAAAATGAACTCCATCCGTCGATCCTTGCCCGCGCGGATGTGCTTGTCTGCGACCGGATCAGCCAGTGCGAACTCCTCGGAGAATTGCGCAGCGCTTTGGAAACGGGAGCCCTGGAAGACAAGAACCGAGCCGCGGAGCTCGGCAACGTCATTGCCGGAACCGGCAATGGACGCCAGAGCGAAGACGACATTACAGTTTGCGATCTAACGGGGACGGGCGTTCAGGATACGGCGATTGCCACGCTTGCGCTCGGAAAGGTTCGGCGTACAAATGCCGGAACAACCGTCACCGCCTGA
- a CDS encoding aspartate aminotransferase family protein yields the protein MLKNDQLDAWDRDNFFHPSTHLAQHARGDSPSRIVTGGDGVFIEDRNGTRLLDAFAGLYCVNVGYGRQEIADAIAEQARDLAYYHAYVGHGTEASITLAKMILDRAPDHMSKVYFGLGGSDANETNIKLVWYYNNILGRPEKKKIISRWRGYHGSGLMTGSLTGLELFHKKFDLPLQSVLHTVAPDYFRREDLSMSEADFVAHCAAELEALIAREGADTIAAFIGEPILGTGGIVPPPQGYWQAIQPILKKHDILLIADEVVTGFGRLGTMFGSAHYGFEPDFITIAKGLTSAYAPLSGSIVSDKVWKVLENGTDENGPIGHGWTYSAHPIGAAAGVANLKLIDQLDLVANAGKAGAYFKAALVDGLGDHPNVGDIRGDGLLCAIEFVADRDSRTFLDPAAKAGPQIAGALLQEKVIGRAMPQGNILGFAPPLCITESEIDEVVSATVKAVRSVFPQSR from the coding sequence ATGCTGAAAAACGATCAACTTGACGCTTGGGACAGGGACAATTTCTTTCACCCCTCGACCCATCTTGCCCAGCATGCACGCGGTGACAGCCCCAGCCGGATTGTCACTGGCGGTGACGGCGTTTTCATCGAAGACCGGAACGGGACACGCCTGCTGGACGCCTTTGCCGGCCTGTATTGCGTCAATGTCGGCTACGGCCGCCAGGAGATCGCCGACGCCATAGCCGAGCAGGCCCGGGACCTTGCCTACTATCACGCTTATGTCGGTCACGGCACCGAGGCTTCGATCACGCTCGCAAAGATGATACTGGACCGGGCGCCTGATCACATGTCCAAGGTCTATTTTGGGCTTGGTGGTTCTGATGCCAACGAGACCAACATCAAGCTGGTCTGGTACTACAACAACATCCTGGGCCGGCCGGAAAAGAAGAAGATCATCTCCCGCTGGCGCGGCTATCACGGGTCAGGGCTGATGACAGGCTCGCTCACCGGCCTGGAGCTGTTTCACAAGAAATTCGATCTGCCGCTCCAAAGCGTGCTGCATACAGTGGCGCCGGACTATTTCCGCCGGGAAGATCTGTCCATGTCGGAAGCGGATTTTGTCGCCCATTGTGCGGCTGAACTGGAGGCGCTCATCGCCCGTGAAGGTGCCGACACGATTGCGGCCTTCATCGGCGAACCCATCCTGGGAACGGGTGGCATCGTGCCGCCGCCACAAGGCTATTGGCAGGCGATCCAGCCAATCCTCAAGAAACACGACATTCTGCTGATTGCCGATGAAGTCGTGACCGGTTTCGGCCGTCTCGGGACCATGTTCGGTTCCGCTCATTATGGCTTTGAACCTGATTTCATCACCATTGCCAAGGGCCTGACATCCGCCTATGCACCGCTCTCCGGCTCCATCGTCTCCGACAAGGTCTGGAAGGTTCTGGAAAACGGCACCGACGAGAACGGGCCAATTGGGCACGGCTGGACCTATTCCGCCCATCCGATCGGCGCGGCCGCAGGCGTTGCCAACCTGAAACTGATCGATCAGCTGGATCTCGTAGCAAATGCCGGCAAGGCAGGCGCCTACTTCAAGGCGGCGCTGGTGGACGGACTTGGAGACCATCCGAATGTGGGTGATATCCGCGGTGACGGTCTGCTCTGCGCGATTGAATTCGTCGCGGACAGAGACAGCCGAACCTTCCTGGATCCGGCAGCAAAGGCTGGCCCTCAGATCGCCGGCGCCCTGTTGCAGGAAAAAGTGATCGGCCGGGCCATGCCACAAGGCAACATTCTCGGATTCGCACCGCCGCTCTGCATCACCGAAAGCGAAATCGACGAAGTCGTGTCGGCAACGGTCAAGGCGGTCAGATCGGTTTTTCCGCAGTCTCGCTGA
- the eutB gene encoding hydroxyectoine utilization dehydratase EutB has translation MDLTLSDILAAQKAISGKVVRTPLLPSRHLSAVAGTPFFLKMESMQPTGAFKLRGATNAAQNVPAGTHTLVCCSTGNHGRGVAYAARERGLKAVICMSSLVPRTKVDGIKALGAEARIVGTSQDDALRECQKLSGAEGVVEISPFDDPHVIAGQGTLGLEILQDLPELKTLLVPLSGGGLAAGVALAAKSVNPAIHIVGLTMDRGAAMKASIDAGRPVEVPEVPSLADSLGGGIGLDNRLSFQMCRDLLDDIVLVSEDEIYRAMQVLYYEDSHVAEGACVVGIAACLAGKLSHLKGPVATIITGRNVDMDQFTRVVTGQDIQLGDYHLKGTPYGA, from the coding sequence ATGGACCTGACGCTGAGCGATATTCTGGCGGCGCAGAAGGCGATCTCCGGCAAGGTTGTGCGAACGCCGCTTTTGCCGTCGCGCCACTTGAGTGCCGTCGCCGGAACCCCATTTTTCCTGAAAATGGAATCGATGCAGCCGACCGGCGCCTTCAAGTTGCGCGGGGCGACCAATGCGGCGCAGAATGTTCCGGCGGGCACACATACGCTGGTTTGCTGTTCCACCGGCAATCATGGCCGCGGCGTTGCCTATGCAGCCCGCGAACGCGGCCTCAAGGCGGTGATCTGCATGTCCTCCCTGGTGCCCCGGACCAAGGTCGATGGCATCAAGGCCCTTGGCGCGGAAGCACGAATCGTCGGGACCAGCCAGGACGATGCCTTGCGCGAATGTCAAAAGCTGTCCGGTGCGGAAGGCGTTGTTGAGATTTCACCGTTTGACGATCCGCACGTGATTGCCGGTCAGGGTACGCTCGGTTTGGAAATCCTGCAGGATCTACCGGAGCTGAAAACCCTGCTGGTGCCTTTGTCGGGCGGGGGATTGGCTGCCGGTGTCGCCCTTGCCGCCAAGAGCGTCAATCCGGCGATCCACATTGTCGGTCTGACCATGGACCGCGGCGCGGCCATGAAAGCCTCGATCGATGCCGGCAGGCCCGTTGAGGTTCCCGAAGTTCCGAGCCTTGCCGACAGTCTCGGCGGCGGCATCGGGCTGGACAACCGTTTGTCCTTTCAAATGTGCCGGGACCTGCTCGACGACATCGTTCTGGTGAGCGAAGATGAAATTTACCGCGCCATGCAGGTCCTTTATTACGAAGACAGTCATGTCGCCGAAGGCGCCTGTGTCGTCGGCATCGCTGCCTGCCTTGCCGGCAAACTAAGCCACCTCAAAGGTCCGGTTGCGACCATCATCACGGGGCGCAATGTCGATATGGATCAGTTTACCAGGGTCGTGACCGGGCAGGATATCCAGCTGGGCGACTATCACCTGAAGGGAACGCCCTATGGCGCATGA
- a CDS encoding peptidase domain-containing ABC transporter, translating to MSRPLFNLKDVQVAENAVHRQWQDLTTELDPASGPHRQIGGEQQDLAPAERCLVPLLREMRWQGNDRLLFEAMPHFDRVETLQQLRTVLTRLNVRTELFRGRPAELNHGQFPCLRVTKDDIQVLVGRTESGDLRAYSGASDEAVILAPGNISANEIYLAYEDTEELSQVETSRSWFSTVTKRFRTSIYSILALGFVLNILALGPPLFIMAIYDKAMGASSTEVLLTMAVGIAIILLCEAFLRRTKTWLQSYLGGRIDAIVGTKTFERILHLPYSMLSEAPIGTQVMRLRYFDSVRDIFQSSLFNAIVDIPFTLIFILAIFLIGGPVALPPLALLGIYTLMAVYVLPKVQREVAAVGEQKSKLNSFMIETFRNQRALRNLSVEDIWLDRFSLLSTQFNKLNVHARNITHVLQTVSQTLMTICGVMVLGIGAMQVMNGDMSLGALIATMALSWRVLNPMNQAFLSITQLAQSRTVIDQINNLMQVPLEREPGHLPKIARDIRGDLKMSSLVLRYPGATEASLKGLDLTVKQGEILAITGPSGSGKTALFQSIIGLFQPQVGSILFDGLDVRQLDAAEWRAAIGFAPDDLDFFYGTVKQNLLMADPGATDARLAEVTDQLGLLAYLEDNFEGLETRLNGELLKQIPDNMKQRIVLARALVKSVPLYLFDNPGTHLDFEGDKKFMAMIEELKGKATIIINTQRPSHMKLADRVVVLKSGQIAMMGPPDQVVPALMGQPAKAG from the coding sequence GTGAGTAGACCTCTTTTCAACCTCAAGGACGTACAGGTGGCCGAAAATGCCGTTCACCGGCAGTGGCAGGACCTGACGACAGAGCTTGATCCAGCGTCAGGTCCGCATCGCCAAATCGGCGGCGAACAGCAGGATCTGGCGCCTGCGGAACGATGTCTCGTTCCCCTGCTGCGAGAAATGCGCTGGCAAGGCAATGACCGGCTTCTGTTTGAGGCCATGCCGCATTTCGACCGCGTTGAAACCCTGCAGCAGCTGCGCACGGTTCTGACCAGGCTCAATGTCCGGACCGAGCTTTTTCGCGGCCGGCCGGCCGAGCTGAACCACGGCCAGTTTCCGTGTCTGCGCGTCACGAAGGACGACATTCAGGTGCTGGTCGGCAGGACCGAAAGCGGCGATCTGCGTGCCTATTCCGGCGCATCGGATGAGGCGGTGATCCTGGCGCCGGGAAATATCTCGGCCAATGAGATCTATCTTGCCTATGAAGACACCGAGGAACTCAGCCAGGTTGAGACCAGCCGCAGCTGGTTCTCGACAGTGACCAAGCGCTTCCGCACCAGCATCTATTCGATATTGGCGCTTGGTTTTGTGCTGAACATTCTGGCGCTCGGGCCGCCTCTTTTCATCATGGCCATCTACGACAAGGCGATGGGCGCCAGTTCCACCGAAGTCTTGCTGACCATGGCTGTGGGCATCGCCATCATTCTACTCTGTGAAGCCTTTTTGCGCCGGACCAAGACCTGGCTTCAGTCCTATCTCGGCGGGCGAATTGACGCGATTGTCGGCACCAAGACCTTCGAGCGGATCCTGCATTTGCCATATTCAATGCTGTCGGAAGCGCCGATCGGCACACAGGTGATGCGGCTGCGTTACTTCGATAGCGTCCGGGACATTTTCCAGAGTTCGCTGTTCAATGCCATTGTCGACATTCCCTTCACGCTGATCTTCATTCTCGCCATCTTTCTGATCGGTGGGCCGGTGGCCTTGCCGCCCCTTGCGCTCCTGGGCATCTACACCCTGATGGCGGTCTACGTCCTTCCGAAGGTGCAGCGGGAAGTGGCCGCCGTCGGCGAACAGAAATCGAAGCTCAACAGCTTCATGATCGAGACCTTCCGCAATCAGCGTGCGCTGCGCAACCTGTCGGTAGAGGACATCTGGCTCGACCGGTTTTCGCTTCTCTCGACGCAGTTCAACAAGCTCAACGTGCACGCCCGCAACATTACCCACGTCCTGCAGACAGTTTCACAGACCCTTATGACGATCTGCGGCGTGATGGTGCTTGGCATTGGCGCCATGCAGGTGATGAACGGCGACATGAGTCTCGGCGCCCTGATCGCGACAATGGCACTCAGCTGGCGCGTTCTGAACCCGATGAACCAGGCATTCCTGAGCATCACCCAGCTTGCCCAGAGCCGGACGGTGATCGATCAGATCAACAATCTGATGCAGGTTCCCCTGGAACGAGAACCCGGACACCTGCCAAAGATTGCCCGTGATATCCGCGGGGACCTGAAGATGTCGTCCCTGGTCCTGCGTTATCCGGGAGCGACAGAGGCCTCGCTGAAGGGGCTGGACCTGACGGTAAAACAAGGTGAAATCCTGGCAATCACCGGGCCGAGCGGTTCCGGTAAGACAGCCCTGTTCCAGTCGATCATTGGTTTGTTTCAGCCTCAGGTGGGTTCAATCCTGTTTGACGGTCTCGACGTGCGTCAGCTGGATGCTGCCGAGTGGCGTGCAGCAATCGGTTTTGCGCCGGACGATCTCGATTTCTTTTATGGAACGGTCAAGCAGAACTTGCTGATGGCTGACCCGGGCGCAACGGATGCCCGGCTGGCAGAGGTCACCGACCAGCTTGGACTGCTTGCCTACCTGGAAGACAATTTCGAGGGGCTCGAGACCCGTCTCAATGGTGAATTGCTGAAGCAGATCCCGGACAACATGAAACAACGCATCGTTCTGGCACGGGCGCTTGTGAAGTCAGTCCCGCTTTACCTCTTCGACAATCCGGGCACGCATCTGGATTTCGAAGGGGACAAGAAATTCATGGCGATGATCGAGGAGCTGAAAGGCAAGGCCACGATCATCATCAACACACAGCGCCCGAGCCATATGAAACTGGCGGATCGGGTGGTTGTGCTGAAGTCCGGCCAGATTGCCATGATGGGACCGCCGGACCAGGTGGTGCCAGCGCTGATGGGACAGCCGGCGAAGGCGGGATAG
- a CDS encoding NAD-dependent succinate-semialdehyde dehydrogenase, producing MQNVTPVVAPLGNTLHQQVENKHLVRHFGYIGARWQDAEGGAVFSVTDPADGSFLGEVARLSGHQAQEAIGVANDAFRNWAALLPQDRAKHLKAWHALILENREDLALIMTREQGKPISEARGEIDYAASFIEFYAEEAKRPNIESITSHLADAEMEVWREPLGVAALITPWNFPSAMITRKAAAALAAGCTVLVHPSEETPFSALALAELADQAGLPPGVFNVLPGKAPEIVSPWMEDPRVRAVSFTGSTEIGRLLYAQGAATVKRLVLELGGHAPFIVFADADIDYAVEQAIAAKFATSGQDCLGANRIMVERPAYAAFCKSFAEKSAALTLGPGLENPDIGPLMHERAVAKQEAQVKDALDRGAKLLTGGKRHAAGALFYEPTVLCDVPAEASIFKEETFGPVAAIVPFDTEEEVIASANDSEYGLIAYLHTQDPRRIYRASRALQYGMVAVNRTKVTGYPIPFGGVKQSGLGREGSRYGLEAFTDIKFVCRDWR from the coding sequence ATGCAAAACGTGACTCCAGTGGTAGCGCCGCTCGGCAACACCCTCCACCAACAGGTGGAAAACAAACACCTTGTCCGTCATTTCGGCTATATCGGCGCTCGCTGGCAGGATGCTGAGGGCGGCGCTGTGTTTTCCGTTACAGACCCGGCCGATGGCAGTTTTCTCGGCGAAGTCGCCAGGCTGAGTGGCCATCAGGCGCAAGAAGCAATCGGTGTAGCCAACGATGCATTCCGAAATTGGGCGGCCCTGCTGCCCCAGGACCGGGCAAAACATCTTAAAGCCTGGCACGCGCTCATTCTGGAAAACAGAGAAGACCTGGCGCTGATCATGACGCGCGAACAGGGCAAGCCGATATCAGAGGCCCGAGGCGAGATCGACTATGCCGCGTCTTTCATCGAGTTTTACGCCGAAGAAGCCAAGCGGCCGAATATCGAAAGCATTACGTCGCACCTGGCGGATGCGGAAATGGAAGTCTGGCGCGAGCCTTTGGGCGTTGCCGCGCTGATCACGCCCTGGAACTTCCCGTCCGCCATGATTACACGCAAGGCCGCGGCTGCGCTTGCCGCCGGCTGCACGGTCCTGGTTCATCCTTCCGAAGAAACGCCGTTTTCGGCTTTGGCGCTGGCCGAGCTTGCCGACCAGGCCGGCCTGCCGCCCGGTGTCTTCAACGTCTTGCCAGGCAAGGCACCCGAGATCGTTTCGCCCTGGATGGAAGATCCGCGCGTTCGGGCCGTCTCTTTCACCGGATCGACCGAAATAGGCCGGCTGCTTTATGCACAGGGCGCTGCGACGGTGAAGCGACTGGTACTGGAGTTGGGCGGCCACGCGCCGTTCATCGTCTTTGCGGATGCGGATATCGACTATGCGGTCGAGCAGGCCATTGCAGCAAAATTTGCAACCTCAGGACAGGATTGTCTCGGTGCCAATCGGATCATGGTCGAACGTCCGGCCTATGCCGCTTTCTGCAAGTCTTTTGCCGAAAAGTCTGCTGCGCTCACCCTTGGTCCCGGACTGGAAAATCCGGATATCGGACCGTTGATGCACGAGCGTGCTGTCGCGAAACAGGAGGCCCAGGTCAAGGACGCGCTGGACCGGGGCGCCAAATTGCTAACCGGCGGTAAGCGGCACGCGGCAGGCGCGCTGTTTTATGAGCCGACGGTTCTATGTGATGTCCCGGCGGAGGCGTCCATTTTTAAAGAGGAAACCTTCGGACCTGTCGCGGCCATCGTACCGTTTGACACGGAAGAGGAAGTCATCGCCAGCGCCAATGACAGCGAATACGGATTGATCGCCTATCTGCATACGCAGGATCCGCGGCGGATCTACCGTGCCAGCCGCGCCCTTCAATACGGCATGGTGGCCGTCAACCGGACCAAGGTCACCGGCTATCCCATTCCCTTCGGCGGGGTCAAACAATCGGGCCTCGGCCGCGAAGGCAGCCGCTACGGACTGGAAGCCTTCACCGACATCAAATTCGTCTGCAGGGACTGGCGTTGA